The window AGAACTAATTCAATATAAAACCATTACAAGATAAATGAACtaatttctccttttttttgGCAGAATCGTGTTTACAATCAAGAAGCTGACGATTGTGGCCCAGTTCATATCACAATTGGGGATGGAGGCAACCTCCATGGTCTTAATAGCAAGTGAGTTAACTTACAAGTGCATTTTTTACAAGTGTTTGTGAATGTACTAAGCATTAGTAGTTCTAAGTCTACTTTATGTGTCTAAAATCTAATGACTGCAATGTGTGTATCCAATTTCAATATTGCCATCGTATGTTTGCAGAGGTATTTTTGAAATGGTGTCCATATAAGTTGCCCATTgacatgtcaaaaaaaaaaaaagaagttcgATACATATAATAGCAATATTCTAAAGTCAGATAAAAATGACAATATTTAAAGTTGGATGCCTATAATTATATGCATTTTCAGGCACTTAGCCCttgattattaataaatttGGTGAATCATGTTTGCTAGGTACATGGAACCACAACCTAAACTATCAGCATTTAGGGAAGCCAGTTTTGGGCATGGGGAATTCGAGATGGTCAATGCAACTCATGCCCTATGGTCGTGGCACAGAAACGAAGACGATGAATCTGTTAAGGCTGATTCCGTTTGGATCAGAAGCCTGTCTTCTGATAACTCTTGTAAAAAGCTATAAACATGAATTCTTTTACAATAGCCCAAAATGAGTAATAATGAACACAAACGTTGtgtcatgttttttatttaatatcatgtCGTTAAGGGTCACAAAAAAATCATGTCGATTAATCAAATTTTATAGTTGAATTATAATGACATAAGGTATTATTGTATTAGTACAAGcctttttttcaattttctttataACATGACATGATAATCAGGGGCTCAGGGCAAAATTGGGCATTTTCAAGTGAGTGGCAACACAAACCCATTATATGAAAGCGGGCTACTTGCTTTTACTCCCATTATGATGATCCATGTACTCCATCATAGTATATGTGTATTGTATAAGGGCTGTATAATGATATGAAAAGATCTTTGATGGTGTACAACTTTTCGCTTTTAGATCATGAATTATGATTGAAGTCTTTTTTTTGGTGACCTTGAAATAAGgtctgttttttttatttagttttctttaataagtaaagttaatatttttgttttctgaTGTACCCTTCAATCCTGGATAGCGCTTATCGGGTGAAGTTGTTTACATCTCAATCTTTTTCATACATCATTGAAGACATTACTGCAATTCATAATTCGTAAAAATacgggttttttttattaacttttttagttttccgtaacttttttttatatcttttactaCTTTGTGgttattatcaatataataaatttatgtacaattttgttttttcttattcATATCTTTAACTATTTTGATTATGAGTTATTTCCAATAAAACTTCACATATATATCGTTTTTTCCTATCAAACATACCCTAAGTCTAGAATTGAACTGGGTTAGATTTGATCAGAATGCTAGTgaacattttatttgtttagtaAATTTGGCTATTTCAGgtttaagattttgattggttaataaattattagagtaagtttcttttgatatatatatatatatatactagacagctgcccgcgcgttgcaacgACAACAATTTATAACGTGTGAGATGTCGTAACGGTAATGTGAACTCTTTAGGatactttcatgagatgcaaCAATGAGTTGAATCATCTAACCGTGGTTATCATTCTAAATATAAGTCAAGGATTATATGCAAAAATGAGTAAGGTGCAAAAACTaaccattttaaatatatttattaggaTTATTTAGGGATAGTttgaaaattattaaaaaatttttaagtttttcaaaataaatagatcagttttataagagattataggttatatataaatataaataaataaaaattctaTTGAAATGTTATTCTTGATTTATATAGATTGATCGTTCAATCAAGTTACAATTCTTCATTTTGAGACCTTATCCAAGGTTTTCGTATATCTGTCTTTTACTTATTATATTccagttttgtttctttttgttcttcttcttttttaacaaACACTTGTCTCATTATACTCTATCTACTACTTAAATGATACTTGTCTTGATCAACTTAAACAGATCTATATTCACTTAATTAGCCGAATGTTTCCTATCTTTTCTTACTTTTATCTTTCGTATCTTTATACGTATACATGGTTCTCGAGTGTTATTGTACACATTTGACTTTCTACCCTTTCCATCAATAATCATGCTTATATACTTTgctttttaactttaaaactgTTGTGACATTGGGGTGTTAGCCCAGTGGTCAGGAGATTTTTCACAAAATGGTTTCCTCCTAGGGAGTCTTAGGTTCGAATCctgccacatgcaaatgtggtaaGGGGACCTTAGCAATGCTATACCCATCTAACACATGGGGAGCAAACCCTTATGGCATTGTCAGGAAACGAATCGACGTGGGCGCATCCACGTGAGgatgttagccatttatccgttactacctttcaaaaaaaaaaaaaaactttaaaactatTATATACGAACCGTTGGTTATTTCCATATTAACATTCatttatcattaatttattGAGAAAGGTAGTACCACAATAAAAGGGTTATCCTTATAAATCGTTGTGCCTTCAGATGGATTAATAGAAGGTTTTcctcatcgggtatttgaaatacatatttctGCTTCGCAGGTAGCTTTCTAGCGTGAACTCAGATAACATAACGTATGCTAGACTTTTTACTGTCGAATTGTGAGATTAAATTTCCAGCAaaattcacttttttttaaaaaaaaaaaaaaaagaaaaaacatatttttgtaTATCTCACTTTCTCGTGTTTCAATtaagaaataattaattttctaTAACTTTTCTCGAAAGTTCGCAACACTCGATTCTACCtttctaaattatatatatattctaaaaagCTATATGCTTTTACAACTCATTTATGCATACAGGTACAAGTCTGTCATAGAATAAAACAAACccaataaataattttaatgcCCGTTAAGTATAGTCACAAATTTTATAGCAACAAGTCCTTTTCCTTAACAGTCACTGACGGATGTTACATTACTTGACGGAACATAGTATAAATTTTATTGCTCCAAGTACAACTATATATTATGcagataaaataaaaactgaaaataacTTTAACGGTCATTAAGTGTAGTCACAAAATCTGCTGCAAACACATGTCTTTTCTCTAACGCTCGTTGACGGCCATTACATTACTTGACATAACTTTTAGTAGTTTAATAGTATAGTTTGAGGTAAAAGTGTACAACTATGTTTCGCgtagataaaaacaaaaaaacaataaaaagtatTAACGACTTTCAATTGTAGTCAAAAAAATTTGTTGCAAAATAGGTCTTTTTTCTCTACTACTCGTCAATAACCATTACATGACTTTTAATTTAACGAAGTTTACTTACAATATGTTACGCCCGCAACAAAGTGTGGGTAAGCAAACTAGTTTTCTACTATTTTCAAGAGGGTTTACTTCGACTTGATCTTTTCTCAACACTTTAAATTCATCATTATAGAGTTTGAATGCCCTTTATCTGATCtaaatcaatttattttatacaaattCACTACGTAGCCAATCTGTAGCGTTCACATCCATACTTCGAAATTCTATTTTATATAATCGTTAGCTCTACACTGATCTCGTACTTGGTCACTTTAGtacatattttagttttattttactgagaataaaacatatattcttaaatttatttaattggtTGAAAGATGATATAAGATTGTAACTACCAACTAAATGATCAATAGAAAcattaatattttatgaaaGCTTAAGagttaaattttttgaatttaaatcTTAATGTGGGTAATATATTCATAGGATTCTAAAGACAtgttttttttagtcattaactTCAGAGTATTAAGTGTTTAAATGCgtaaatatcattatatattaaataaaaattaaataattgacggttatttttatttattaataaaaaaaaacatgaaatttaatgattaaatttttaattatcaattttattaaataaaaaataaacaaagctTAAGACGCTGAACTTAATTTtgttggtaaaaaaaataacaaggtATAGTACAACTTACTACATAAATAAATGGGTAGTGTACGCCACCGTGGATAACAGGACAAGTAGGTGGTGGCGCTAAAGAACATCTATCATTCTATCAATGTCGCACTGTGATATTAACAACGCGTTCACATGAACAGAAATCACTTCccacattttattatttatatcaataaaaaggaACCCAAAAAGCATATCCCATGTTCCAATATGAATCTGACAATTAACCACAAGACTTTAAACCATCAGAATTTGAATTCATAGATACTGATAAAAATCAGTACCCAAGATTCAGTTATCATGAAAACAAGTCAAAGCATCTTTTTGAATCCAAATGTGGATTTATCCTTATATCCATATTAACATTCATATGTGACCGCGGAACACCATATATATGATGTAAGGATAGGAGAGGCTTTATTTGTGCAAGTGCTAAAAAATTATGACTTTTTTAAAGTAAGTCAGTTTTCGAAAAACCTTACCAGTTACCATGTAATGGTGAAATAATACATGTATTTTAGACTACGAAATAGAGTATAAATCATGGGCCGTTAAATAAGATTTATTACTACAGAGAGTCAAACCCAAATCTATTGAAAAAGCCAAAAATGAATCTACCAATTGAACTCGTTTTATgtggataaaaaaaattatgataattGATAATCTATAACTCACTATAAAGCATATATATCtcttctattttaggaaattcaacatTATTTTATACCTAAAGTATTCTTAttgtttgtaatgttttttaatattatgttatatgaataaacttatgttattaaagtagacttattttattaaaatacttaaaaacgtTACAATTGTAAAAGACAACACACAATTCAAACtgctaaaacacacttaaaaaaaactaaagcacACTTAATCAAACTAGAAAGTCTACTTCATAATCCAAAACAACTAAAACGGAACAAAGATAAGCTGCCTGAAGCAGTGCTCGTATCTGAAGCCCCTGCCATGTTTCTTTCGATATATCTGATGCGCCGTTGCATAATATTGCTCATCATCATTGTCGGCCCTCTCCTGTGCAATCAACCGCGAGCAAATTACCTCAAACTGTTGCATTCATTCCGAATCCTGCTTCAGTGACCTTGCAGTTGAGCCTTGCTTCGTGGTCCTCCAGTGGTCTCCGTGTTGAACATTGCAGTAACGTCGTCCCAAAAGGATACGCCAGGATTATTCATTTCACACCTACCCGTAATAGGGTCCGGTCTCCTCATCACCCAACACCTCGACAAACAAAGATCTCCTGATTGAGTCCACACACTTTTAGACATTGTGAATGGAATGAGTTATGTAAAATGGTATATGAAATGGTTTATGGAAAATGAAAAGGAGTAGAAAGGAATAAGTTGTGATTTGAAATGGTAGTGTGAAGTTGAAAATAAATAgggttttgaaagaaaaaaaaaaacattaagctAAAGTAATCGttagttttcaaaaaaagaataaaaaaatgtttttttttaattcggGCCCCACCTTCCGCTCCATTCTTGCGTCGTCTGAAATCAAAAGTAGCAACACCAGACGCAGCTAGACGCCGTCGGTGCTACTAACATCCCGTGCGTCAAACGCGTCCCAAACGCGGTGTAAAAGGCTTATAAGAAGCGGCCTAAGAATGATCCCAACcaattatttcttaatattaattTTCACCACTACCCTGCCAATAAAATCACTTTTCAATTTATGTATCATTTTCAACTATTTCACATTCACTCTTTTCATTTCTATTCAATCTCCTACATTCCATTTCTACGAACATCGTTTGCGATATCCTTAAATACACACAAAGATTTAGACGAAATAATATACTAGTGTTATTGTCGTCGTTACACTATATGCGGATAATCTGCAAATATACTATTACATAACattattacggagtattatttatcatatactatattatattacatgTTATATGTAGTACCACCTGATCGACTTCatcatatacgagtatttgttTTGTAGCTCAAACCTTTAATATAACATCCACATTGTGCAACAACAATATATCAAAGCTCGATATCCATTTCTCATATACctatccttttatttatttttctccattcttttttctatatatctcTTTGGTCTAAGATATGATGAGGCTTCCTCAATTCTGGTTACTCGTGATGGTTGCCACGCTCTTCGTTAGCACGTCGAAACATGCTCATGCATACGACCGGCCACCACCCCGAGAGGATCTCGTTGTATCGCTCGCCGAAGATGCTGATCCTACCACTCCACAACAAGTAAGAAACTATCATTActgggtattttttttttttcaaaagtcgATCTAATAAATACGTTATCTACGAGTAATTACTACAAATGTACATAgtttaaaaagtgaaaaagcaTAGAAATGATgcaatatcatatttaatttgtgacctgtttatgatgtcatatttagcTATCATCGTATGATTCGTTAAAACCAATGTTATACGTACGTGAGACTTTTGGTGGCCAACCTATGGATttctttgatattttttttttttttaccttttttaaagAATAAGTATATTACATTATTAAGTTACACCCAACAATTTTAAATTGAACTATTGTCAAAGTTTGGTCAATATATCAAGAGATGAAAATCTCTATTATGTGGCTAACCTCATATTggctgcttcttttttttttttactactgTAATATAATAAGATTTATTTGTTATGTTATTCCCAGCATTTTAACTATTATTAATATGATACTCGTAATAATTAAGTACTTAGTTCCAAAcagtttaaaaatgttatttttctaCTTAAATACACaacacttattttttttgaacattcagtcggtatgcgacatcagggaaacctcaccgtataatggtgaagccttgcacgtatcCTATACAATGAGATGTTGACCAtcggccgttacaagtattcagagaaAAAATCCCAAGACTTATCATccctaagggggtgtttggtatgatggaatggaaagggaagaaagggaatgagaaagacttcccttgtttgtttgcgacgaagAAAAGGAATGAGAAAGGGGAATCAATTCCATTCTCTCCATTCtttacaaattgtagagaatgggtgagaatggaaaaaaaaattttttttttttgaagatgttatatgtaataaatgtattattatttaaaattttatttttttcattctctgtgggtaccaaacaatgaaatccattctctttctcactatttccattctctattacattttcattctctatgatttctttttaccaaacacccctaaaaaTCAAACTCAAGACTAATGCCTCTGACTAATTAGACTAGTCATCCTTGGCCAATACTTACTAATTTGTTCACAATCGATGTTTGTTTGTGCCATAATGtttttatcaatattttatcttattatGTAACGCAAAGAATTTTACACTTTCTCTTAAATAAGTAAAATGCCACGTCATTCTTTTCTACAGTACTTAAATGTGCAGCACTTTATTGACGGATTGACCATATAAGTTGTATcccttttgactttttattgatatatacagtttttaaattttaacgtaatgctttttaaattaatatgttATCGTCACATTGCCATCATAAACAAATCAAATGACTAGAAACACAATAATATATCCAAACCACAACACCCTATCTTTTTCAATGAGCTTTTTCAATATAAGTCATAtacaaacctatatatataactaaagaCTAATGTAACAAATTGTGTTATAAACAGGTTCATATATCTTTGGCTGGTGACAACAAAATGCGAATCTCTTGGATTACTGACAATGATACCCCGCCGACTGTAAGCTATGGGACATCTCCAGGGAATTATGATCAGTCCGCTAACGGGAGTGTTACTACTTATGAATTCTTAACTTACACATCTGGTGAAATACATGAAGTCGTAATAGGTCCATTGGACCCGAGTACcatgtattattattgttttaaccCTGGCTCGACCCCTGAGTACTCTTTCAAGACTCCTCCGGCCCAGTTTCCAATCAAATTTGCAGTTTCAGGTTTTACAAATAATTGCAACattttggttctcatttgatcaTTATATATGAAAGGATCACATCATAATGGGGGATTAATTAACAGGTGATCTTGGACAAACTGGATGGACTAAATCTACCCTTGAACATATCTCACAATCAAACTATGATGTGTTTCTACTTCCTGGAGATTTGTCCTATGCCGATATGTTGCAGCACAGGTGGGACTCATTTGGTCGCCTAGTGGAGCAGCTAGCTAGCCAGCGGCCGTGGATGGTGACACAAGGCAACCATGAAGTTGAAAAAATCCCTGTTGTTCACTCGACCCCCTTCACTGCCTACAATGCAAGGTGGCATATGCCGTATGAAGAGAGTGGCTCAACGTCTAACTTGTACTACTCGTTTGAGGTTTCAGGAGTTCACGTCATCATGTTGGGATCCTACACCGATTTTGCCTCTGGGTCGGACCAATGCCAATGGTTAGAGTCTGATATACAGAAGGTTGATAGGACCAAAACACCATGGCTTGTTGTGCTTGTACATGCACCATGGTATAGTTCTAACTATGCTCATCAAGGTGAGAAAGAATCCGTTGCTATGATGGAGTCAATGGAGGATTTGCTTTACAAAGCTCGTGTAGATGTCGTTTTTGCAGGGCATGTCCATGCTTATGAGCGCTTTGTAAGCAACTTTTTTTGTCGATTCCTTTCTCTATCAATCACCCGAGAAAAGTACTtacttctatttttattttggcAGAACCGTGTTTATAGTGAACATAATGACAACTGTGGCCCAGTGTATATCACGATTGGGGATGGAGGCAACCGCGAAGGTCTTGCCAGCAAGTAAGTTGACTCAAGAAAACGACTACAAGTATATTTCCCCCCTTCCAATGCAGTGTTTGATTACTAACAAATTGAATACCATGTGTTATAGGTACAAAGAGCCACAACCAACCATATCGGCGTTTAGGGAAGCTAGTTTTGGGCACGGGGAATTTGAGGTGGTCAATGCAAGTTATGCTATGTGGTCGTGGCATAGAAATGATGACGATGAATCAGTTCTATCTGATTCAGTTTGGATCAAAAGCTTGTCTTCTGATCCAACTTGTAAGTAAGCTAAAAATATGAACTCCTTACCAAATGTTCTTTTAATCATTCTGAGCCCAAATGAGTTTATTCAATACAAAGTTGTGAGATAGAATCTTTTGCCTTAAGAGTTATGTGGAAACATATATATCCCGCTTAAGAAAGGAAGATCTTGTTAGTTGATCTGGAGTAGATTTTATAGAACTAAAAGTAGGGTTGGTAACATTCAACCTAACCTAAAACCAGACCAGAACCCAACTGAGTATATTTAAATGGGCATGCCTCTAGATGCAAAGACTATGTATTTAAGTCCTATTTCTCTTTTCCATTTCATGTTatcaataaaacatttaaatcaGATAGAGCCAAAGTGTAGTAAGCAGCCATGGAGGGTAATACACGGAAACCACACAGACCCCTTCATTGCCAACAAGGCAACTCGTGCTACTCTTTGAGGTACCAGGGGTTCAAGCCATCATGTCAGGCTCCTACATAGACTTATGCTCTGGTTCAGACCAACACCAATACTTAAGAGTATGATTTGAAGAAGGTTAATAGAACCAAAACAACATGTTTCACCATGGTATGCACATCAAGCTCAGAAACAGTCAGTTGAGAGTTGGCTTATGAGTGTTTTGTAAGCCACTTCTTTGTAActccaaatttaaataattGTTTGCACAAGAAAAGTTACCAGGAAGTAAGGTGACCaaagaaaaacaacctttttcCTTCCAATCAATACACAGTTTGGTTACTAGCAGATCCAAGAACCATGTGTTATAGGGACACAATTTTGGTACAGGGAATTGGAAGTGCCCGATACAAGTTATTCTACGTGGTCGTGGCAAAGAAATGGTTGTGTCTAATTCAGTTTGGATCAATAAACCGGCTTCTGATCCAACTTGTAATTAAGCTAATTAGTTAAAAATGTGAACAATGAACTCCCATATTAGTTATATTCAATATTATCGTTGCATAATGTAGTCTTTTGCCAGTAGAGACTATAGAGTTAGCAATCAAAGCTATGGGGAAAAATACTCTGCCTAAGAAAGGCAAGCCTTGCTAATTAGTTTGGATTTGGATTCATAGTACTAAAAGagcaaaaaaaaacaatgtttgCACATAAGATTAAAACTTAAATAGCTAGAAACTGAACCTTGAAAGTATCTTTTGATTAAGCTAATGTTTGCCAAGTAAAAGTGCTTTTAGGATAGTGTCGCTAACCCCGTCACCAAAAGGGAACATGTGGCCAGCACCTTTAAGCTCGTGATAGTTTATCCATGGTAGTTGTTGAGCTATATAACGTTGTAGTGTGACTGGCACTAGTATATCTTCATCCCCCTGCCACACATGAACGGATCCTTCATTGTTAGGGAACGGGTTCTTAATTCCTGTTGGATCAAATTCCCAGTTACCAAATCCAATATTGATGTCACGGTGGATAGATTCATATTCTCCTTGCTGTCTTACTTGCCCCTTTTTAACACACGAAAAGATCAACGTTAGATCCTCAAAGTTATCAATATATGACACAATGTTCTTTTAGAAAACATATAATATACAACAAAGATAGAAGGAATGTTACATATGCTTTAAATCTAACAAGTGTCTTTAATACCCTTCAATGAGATGTTTTGAGTAAAACTGTGAAAGTACCTCAATGGCTGCTTTGCCAGCAGCAAACTTGGGAATAAGTTCTCTGTCTTGGCGTGAAAGAATATCAAGGCTGTGAGCTATAACACTGGAAGAAGGAAACAATTTTTGGGTGTTCCACCAGTAGGTTAACCATGGAAGGTAATGTGAAACGTGTAGGCACAATTGATCCTTAAGGAATTGCTTCGTAAATGCTTGTTGAGATAAGTTTCTTGGCAAGCGAGGCCACCAATAATTAACTGCCGGAGCAATAAGAGTTGCTCCTGCCAGCCTGTTTGGATTTTCAACACTTTAGTCTGGTATAACTCCGAAATAGACacttacacacacatatatatacactatgcAAACTACTAACATGCATACCTGTGAGGTATGTACTTGAGACAAGTCCAGACTATTTGTCCGCCCATAGAGAAACCAACTACATGGAATTTGGATCCAAGTCCCAACTGGTCAGAAAGCTCCTCTATATCTAAAGCCAAACTCTTCAAAGTTCGGTTAGGGTCTGGATCACTCTCTCCATAACCAGGGCGGTCAAATGAAACAATATATACCCCTAGTTCTTCAATAAGAGCCTACAAAAGGCAACTATGTACTAAAGCAACTACTTAAGTCAAccaaattaataaataacaacCAAATTATGAAACCATACTGGGGAGGTTGCAGTTGCAATTACAGCATGATGCTTTATAGAGTCGAAACCATGgataaatattattttgtacTTAGCCGACTCTTTTGGCACGCCATATTCTTTATAGGACAAATGCCTTCCGTCACGAAGCTTGATTCTAGGTGTTGTAATGGGAAGTCCATCTGGAGGTCCGAGTTtctttggtggtggtggacTA is drawn from Erigeron canadensis isolate Cc75 chromosome 9, C_canadensis_v1, whole genome shotgun sequence and contains these coding sequences:
- the LOC122583066 gene encoding probable purple acid phosphatase 20, coding for MRLPQFWLLVMVATLFVSTSKHAHAYDRPPPREDLVVSLAEDADPTTPQQVHISLAGDNKMRISWITDNDTPPTVSYGTSPGNYDQSANGSVTTYEFLTYTSGEIHEVVIGPLDPSTMYYYCFNPGSTPEYSFKTPPAQFPIKFAVSGDLGQTGWTKSTLEHISQSNYDVFLLPGDLSYADMLQHRWDSFGRLVEQLASQRPWMVTQGNHEVEKIPVVHSTPFTAYNARWHMPYEESGSTSNLYYSFEVSGVHVIMLGSYTDFASGSDQCQWLESDIQKVDRTKTPWLVVLVHAPWYSSNYAHQGEKESVAMMESMEDLLYKARVDVVFAGHVHAYERFNRVYSEHNDNCGPVYITIGDGGNREGLASKYKEPQPTISAFREASFGHGEFEVVNASYAMWSWHRNDDDESVLSDSVWIKSLSSDPTCK
- the LOC122582532 gene encoding uncharacterized protein LOC122582532 isoform X2, whose translation is MATAQVKNKMSSTGIFTKLLLVLFIGFLAFAYQSISPPPPKKLGPPDGLPITTPRIKLRDGRHLSYKEYGVPKESAKYKIIFIHGFDSIKHHAVIATATSPALIEELGVYIVSFDRPGYGESDPDPNRTLKSLALDIEELSDQLGLGSKFHVVGFSMGGQIVWTCLKYIPHRLAGATLIAPAVNYWWPRLPRNLSQQAFTKQFLKDQLCLHVSHYLPWLTYWWNTQKLFPSSSVIAHSLDILSRQDRELIPKFAAGKAAIEGQVRQQGEYESIHRDINIGFGNWEFDPTGIKNPFPNNEGSVHVWQGDEDILVPVTLQRYIAQQLPWINYHELKGAGHMFPFGDGVSDTILKALLLGKH
- the LOC122582532 gene encoding uncharacterized protein LOC122582532 isoform X1, whose translation is MATAQVKNKMSSTGGIFTKLLLVLFIGFLAFAYQSISPPPPKKLGPPDGLPITTPRIKLRDGRHLSYKEYGVPKESAKYKIIFIHGFDSIKHHAVIATATSPALIEELGVYIVSFDRPGYGESDPDPNRTLKSLALDIEELSDQLGLGSKFHVVGFSMGGQIVWTCLKYIPHRLAGATLIAPAVNYWWPRLPRNLSQQAFTKQFLKDQLCLHVSHYLPWLTYWWNTQKLFPSSSVIAHSLDILSRQDRELIPKFAAGKAAIEGQVRQQGEYESIHRDINIGFGNWEFDPTGIKNPFPNNEGSVHVWQGDEDILVPVTLQRYIAQQLPWINYHELKGAGHMFPFGDGVSDTILKALLLGKH